Proteins from a genomic interval of Clostridium cochlearium:
- a CDS encoding AEC family transporter has protein sequence MELLNAFGSIFSIIIMIAIGYLLTKISWIDKKGAQLFSKLVVNVSLPALMINNLMNNFDREKLLSLGKGLIVPFISIALAYFIGKLTIKLLKISPNRRGTFQSMFFVSNTIFIGLPVNLALFGNESVPYVLLYYIANTTFFWTIGVFEIGQDGKVESQKLLSKATIKRIFSPPLMGFIVALLLIILSIPLPSFINDTCRYLGNLTTPLSMLFIGNTIYYIDLKGIEFNKDIWGVLLGRFIISPLLVVLLCAFFPLPHLMKNVFIIQSAMPVMTNTAIISRAYDADYKYAAIMVTITTILSLFIIPIYKIILQ, from the coding sequence ATGGAACTTTTAAATGCTTTTGGAAGTATCTTTAGTATTATTATAATGATAGCTATAGGGTACCTTTTAACAAAAATAAGTTGGATAGATAAAAAAGGGGCTCAATTATTTTCTAAACTTGTTGTAAATGTATCCCTTCCTGCTCTCATGATTAATAATTTAATGAATAACTTTGATAGAGAAAAGCTTTTAAGTTTAGGAAAGGGGCTTATAGTTCCCTTCATCTCTATTGCTCTTGCTTATTTTATAGGCAAATTAACTATAAAACTTCTTAAAATTTCACCTAATAGACGCGGAACTTTTCAATCTATGTTTTTTGTATCTAATACCATATTCATTGGACTACCTGTAAACTTAGCTCTATTTGGTAATGAAAGTGTTCCTTATGTTTTATTGTATTATATAGCAAATACTACATTTTTTTGGACCATTGGTGTTTTTGAAATAGGTCAAGATGGAAAAGTTGAATCTCAAAAACTTTTATCTAAAGCTACTATAAAAAGGATATTCTCACCTCCACTAATGGGATTTATAGTTGCCTTGTTATTAATAATTTTATCCATTCCTTTACCTAGTTTTATAAATGATACTTGTAGATATCTAGGAAATTTAACTACACCTTTATCTATGCTATTTATAGGTAATACAATATACTATATAGACTTAAAAGGAATAGAATTTAACAAAGACATTTGGGGGGTACTTTTAGGAAGATTTATAATTTCTCCTTTATTAGTAGTATTATTATGTGCATTTTTCCCTTTACCCCATCTTATGAAAAATGTTTTTATTATTCAATCAGCTATGCCAGTTATGACTAATACTGCTATTATATCTAGAGCTTATGATGCAGATTATAAATATGCAGCTATTATGGTTACTATAACTACTATATTAAGTCTATTTATAATTCCTATATACAAAATAATTCTTCAATAA
- a CDS encoding DMT family transporter → MLGIIFSIIAGISMSFQGVFNTRLSDKVGLWEANFIVQSIGMVLTLIMLLLLGDGNIKKIKEVNKLYLSGGLLGVIIIFTVMKGIKSLGPTYAISTILVAQLLSAALIDAFALFGSEQIKFGISKVLGIVIMIVGIVVFKWEFK, encoded by the coding sequence ATGTTAGGTATAATATTTTCAATTATAGCAGGAATTTCAATGAGTTTTCAGGGTGTTTTTAACACTCGTCTAAGCGATAAAGTTGGTCTTTGGGAGGCTAATTTCATAGTACAAAGCATAGGCATGGTCTTAACTTTAATAATGCTCCTATTATTAGGTGATGGAAATATTAAAAAAATTAAAGAAGTAAATAAATTGTATTTATCTGGAGGTTTATTAGGGGTAATAATTATATTTACTGTAATGAAAGGTATAAAATCTTTAGGACCTACTTATGCAATCTCTACAATATTAGTAGCTCAATTACTATCTGCAGCTTTAATAGATGCTTTTGCTCTATTTGGTTCTGAGCAAATAAAATTTGGTATAAGTAAAGTACTAGGAATTGTAATTATGATAGTTGGGATAGTTGTTTTTAAGTGGGAATTTAAATAA
- a CDS encoding S8 family peptidase, giving the protein MFNFKSKLCPDLSDTLDKNIYKNIRIIICCKTLQQKIENKIKFYKGKILFSIDSIKCICAIVPASSINKLLEYPNIDYIFLDSYAFLCGKSVFSANKIPLEKNYKLTGKNIGIGIIDSGTYPHMDFITPKNRISKFVDLVNHYKYPYDDNGHGTSVSGIICSNGYSSKGIYKGIAQDSYLYCIKAFNNIGRGFISDILYALSILIEDSDKFNIKVICLPFEVLNNNKKLISLFNNLFSIAVSKNITIIVPSGHNGNNFNSMKGIALLDTCITVGGLNIDKEIKPYINSSAGPNFKLNKPDVSAGCVDIVSTNTNVNYISERNGRKLYPKILEEPYSNFTGTSYAAAYVAGLCALLYENNSSLNLKDIKALLKVSSELQDIPKDIQGHGILNLSKLLPNYLK; this is encoded by the coding sequence TTGTTCAATTTTAAAAGTAAATTATGTCCAGACTTATCAGATACTTTAGATAAAAACATTTATAAAAACATCAGAATAATTATATGTTGCAAAACTCTCCAACAAAAAATAGAAAATAAAATAAAATTTTATAAAGGCAAAATTTTATTTTCTATCGATTCTATAAAATGTATATGTGCCATAGTTCCAGCTTCCTCAATAAACAAACTTTTAGAATATCCAAATATCGATTATATTTTTCTTGATTCTTACGCTTTTTTATGTGGAAAAAGTGTATTTAGCGCAAATAAAATTCCTTTAGAAAAAAATTATAAACTCACTGGAAAAAATATAGGAATAGGAATAATTGATAGTGGAACTTATCCACATATGGATTTTATAACGCCTAAAAATAGAATATCTAAATTTGTAGATTTAGTAAATCATTATAAATATCCATACGATGATAATGGGCATGGCACTTCAGTGTCGGGAATAATTTGTAGTAATGGCTACTCTTCAAAGGGAATTTATAAGGGTATAGCCCAAGATAGTTACTTATATTGTATAAAGGCATTTAACAATATAGGCAGAGGTTTTATATCTGATATACTTTATGCTCTAAGCATATTAATAGAGGATAGTGATAAATTCAACATAAAAGTTATTTGTCTGCCATTTGAAGTTTTAAATAACAATAAAAAACTCATTTCCTTATTTAATAATTTATTTTCAATAGCTGTTTCAAAAAATATTACAATAATTGTTCCTTCAGGACACAATGGAAATAACTTTAATTCTATGAAAGGTATTGCTCTTTTGGATACATGTATCACTGTAGGAGGTTTGAATATAGATAAAGAAATTAAACCCTATATCAATTCTTCTGCTGGTCCAAATTTTAAGTTAAATAAACCAGATGTTTCTGCTGGATGTGTTGATATAGTTTCTACAAATACAAATGTCAATTATATTTCAGAAAGAAATGGAAGAAAATTATATCCTAAAATTCTTGAAGAACCTTATTCAAATTTTACAGGCACCTCCTATGCTGCTGCTTATGTTGCTGGATTATGTGCCCTGTTATATGAAAATAATTCTAGTTTAAACTTAAAAGATATAAAAGCTCTACTGAAAGTGTCTTCCGAGCTTCAAGATATTCCTAAAGATATACAAGGGCATGGTATACTAAATTTATCGAAATTGTTGCCTAATTATTTGAAATAG
- a CDS encoding ferritin, which translates to MISEKLNKAINDQINFEMESENIYLAMQAYCNSIDLDGFANFFDAQVKEERFHAMKFFDYVNQVGGRVEIGAIKGPNNNFNSILDVFKTAYAHEQIVTKKIYSLMDLAMEERDHATISFLQWFIDEQVEEEDTFSTLVSKLDRIKDNETAIYMLDKELQQRVFTPPVTE; encoded by the coding sequence ATGATTAGTGAAAAATTAAATAAGGCTATAAACGATCAAATAAATTTTGAAATGGAATCAGAAAATATATATTTAGCTATGCAAGCTTATTGTAATTCTATAGATTTAGATGGTTTTGCTAACTTTTTCGATGCTCAAGTTAAAGAAGAAAGATTTCATGCTATGAAATTCTTTGACTATGTTAATCAAGTAGGTGGAAGAGTTGAAATTGGTGCTATAAAAGGACCTAATAATAATTTTAATTCCATACTTGATGTGTTCAAAACAGCTTATGCACATGAGCAAATTGTTACCAAAAAAATATATAGTCTTATGGATTTAGCTATGGAAGAAAGAGATCATGCTACTATAAGCTTTTTACAATGGTTTATAGATGAACAAGTAGAAGAGGAGGATACTTTTTCTACTTTAGTATCCAAACTAGATAGAATAAAAGATAATGAAACAGCTATATATATGTTAGATAAAGAATTACAACAGAGAGTGTTCACTCCTCCTGTTACTGAATAA
- a CDS encoding acetyl-CoA carboxylase carboxyltransferase subunit alpha → MFKRLFKKTKYITVSSHNLNEKDSTQEKPLIPDYMWSKCEKCGQIIYSKDLKKNYSICGFCKNHFRISAYDRIQQIIDEDTWEEIDKYLSSVNPLNFKGYDEKVEKTQEKTQLNEAVVTGIGNINGQKAVVCIMDSRFFMGSMGSVVGEKITRAIEKAIENRLPLIIFTASGGARMQEGMFSLMQMAKVSAALSKLSQAGLLYVTVLTDPTTGGVTASFAMLGDIILSEPGALIGFAGKRVIEQTINKKLPHGFQTAEFLMKHGFIDKIVNRKDLKDTLSMILKFHKENYEIKSCDDIIIDNLNISKNKLDAWQKLKLVRNEKRPTALDYINNVFENFIEFHGDRYYGDDPCIVGGIGFLNGMPVTVIAQQKGRDLNENIERNFGMPNPEGYRKALRLMKQAEKFNRPIVCFIDTPGAYCGVEAEERGQGEAIAKNLINMISLEVPIISIVIGEGGSGGALALSVSDKIWMLENAVYSLLSPEGFASILWKDATKAEEAANIMKITSEDLKNYSLIDKILYEPYGDASKDVKFMSDIIKNNLIKEINNLEQLDTIELLNKRYNKFRVIGEYKNKT, encoded by the coding sequence GTGTTTAAAAGATTATTTAAGAAAACTAAATATATAACTGTTAGTTCTCATAATCTTAATGAAAAAGACTCAACACAGGAAAAACCCCTAATACCCGATTATATGTGGAGCAAATGCGAAAAATGTGGTCAAATTATATATAGTAAAGATTTAAAGAAAAATTATAGCATTTGTGGTTTTTGTAAAAATCATTTTAGGATATCTGCCTATGATAGAATACAACAAATAATAGATGAAGATACATGGGAAGAAATAGATAAGTATTTATCCTCTGTTAATCCACTGAACTTTAAAGGGTATGATGAAAAAGTAGAAAAAACACAAGAAAAAACACAGCTAAATGAAGCGGTAGTTACGGGAATAGGCAATATAAATGGACAAAAAGCTGTAGTATGTATTATGGACAGTAGATTTTTTATGGGAAGTATGGGTTCTGTTGTGGGGGAGAAAATTACTAGGGCCATAGAGAAAGCCATAGAAAATAGACTCCCATTAATAATATTTACGGCATCAGGAGGAGCACGTATGCAGGAGGGGATGTTTTCCTTAATGCAAATGGCCAAAGTTAGTGCTGCACTTTCTAAATTATCTCAAGCAGGACTTTTATATGTCACAGTTCTTACAGATCCAACTACAGGTGGAGTAACAGCTAGTTTTGCCATGTTAGGGGATATAATTTTATCGGAGCCTGGAGCATTAATAGGATTTGCAGGAAAAAGAGTAATAGAGCAAACAATAAATAAAAAGCTTCCTCATGGATTTCAAACAGCTGAGTTTTTAATGAAACATGGTTTTATAGATAAAATTGTGAATAGAAAAGATTTAAAAGACACATTATCAATGATTTTAAAATTTCATAAAGAAAATTATGAAATTAAATCTTGTGATGATATTATAATAGATAACTTAAATATATCTAAAAATAAATTAGATGCATGGCAAAAGCTAAAATTGGTTAGAAATGAGAAAAGACCTACGGCTTTAGATTATATAAATAATGTATTTGAAAATTTTATAGAATTTCATGGAGACAGATACTATGGAGATGATCCTTGTATAGTTGGCGGAATAGGATTTTTAAATGGTATGCCAGTAACAGTAATTGCCCAACAAAAGGGAAGAGATTTAAATGAAAATATAGAAAGAAATTTTGGTATGCCTAATCCTGAAGGATACAGAAAAGCCTTGCGTCTTATGAAGCAAGCAGAAAAATTTAATAGACCTATAGTTTGTTTTATAGATACCCCAGGAGCATACTGTGGTGTAGAGGCAGAAGAAAGAGGTCAAGGAGAGGCAATAGCTAAGAATCTAATAAATATGATTTCCTTAGAAGTGCCTATAATTTCTATTGTTATAGGAGAAGGGGGAAGTGGTGGAGCATTAGCCCTTTCTGTAAGTGATAAAATATGGATGTTAGAAAATGCAGTATATTCTCTTTTATCTCCAGAAGGTTTTGCTAGTATACTATGGAAAGATGCTACTAAAGCAGAAGAAGCTGCAAATATTATGAAAATAACATCTGAGGATTTAAAAAATTATAGTCTAATAGATAAAATATTATATGAACCCTATGGTGACGCAAGTAAAGATGTAAAATTTATGTCTGATATAATAAAAAATAATTTAATTAAAGAGATTAATAATTTAGAACAATTAGATACAATAGAACTTCTAAATAAAAGATATAATAAATTTAGAGTAATAGGTGAATATAAAAATAAAACCTAA